In a genomic window of Hyphomonas sp.:
- the murB gene encoding UDP-N-acetylmuramate dehydrogenase — MMTTLPPVRGKLIKDANLAPYTWFRVGGPADWLFLPEDEADLAGFLKTLDPAIPVTVLGVGSNVIVRDGGIAGVVVRLMGKYWGSVEADDGLTLTARPGALDLSVAKSAARAGITGLEFLSGIPGSLGGATRTNAGCYGRELRDVLVGLEGYLRDGTHVAYRGPGQPGNLPEAHFAYRHTDLPDDLIVTRLTLQGTGTGVPEDILAEIEALQARRAETQPIKEKTSGSTFANPDPPGTPDQRSAWKLIDAAGCRGLKVGGAQVSPKHCNFLINTGDATAADLEALGELVRAQVRATQGVELRWEVRRIGRIKPPLPVAVS, encoded by the coding sequence ATGATGACGACACTTCCCCCTGTTCGCGGCAAGCTGATCAAGGATGCCAATCTCGCGCCCTATACCTGGTTTCGTGTGGGCGGCCCGGCAGACTGGCTTTTCCTGCCTGAGGATGAGGCCGATCTTGCCGGCTTCCTGAAGACGCTCGATCCGGCAATCCCCGTGACAGTGCTCGGCGTGGGGTCCAACGTCATCGTGCGGGATGGCGGCATCGCTGGCGTCGTCGTGCGCCTGATGGGGAAATACTGGGGCAGCGTTGAGGCGGATGACGGCCTGACCCTCACAGCGCGGCCCGGCGCACTGGACCTGTCCGTGGCCAAATCGGCCGCCCGGGCCGGCATCACGGGACTGGAATTCCTGTCGGGTATTCCCGGCTCGCTCGGCGGCGCGACGCGCACCAATGCCGGTTGCTACGGACGGGAATTGCGCGATGTGCTGGTGGGACTCGAGGGCTATCTGCGGGATGGCACCCATGTCGCCTATCGCGGCCCGGGGCAGCCCGGCAATCTGCCGGAGGCGCATTTCGCCTATCGCCACACGGACCTGCCGGATGATCTGATCGTGACCAGACTGACGCTGCAGGGCACCGGCACCGGCGTTCCCGAGGACATTCTTGCCGAGATCGAGGCCCTTCAGGCCCGGCGGGCAGAGACTCAGCCGATCAAGGAGAAGACGTCCGGGTCGACGTTCGCCAATCCGGATCCTCCGGGCACGCCGGATCAGCGTTCGGCCTGGAAGCTGATCGATGCGGCCGGGTGCCGCGGCCTGAAAGTGGGCGGTGCGCAGGTCTCACCGAAACACTGCAACTTCCTGATCAATACAGGTGACGCCACGGCGGCGGACCTTGAGGCCCTTGGCGAACTTGTCAGGGCACAGGTGCGGGCCACACAGGGTGTCGAGCTGCGCTGGGAAGTTCGCCGGATCGGACGGATCAAACCGCCCCTGCCGGTGGCCGTATCCTGA
- a CDS encoding cell division protein FtsQ/DivIB, with amino-acid sequence MPKVSRNQTVPKKQRKPAVIVDEVTGEEVRVSSVVFGFVMLVAIVVATAAWMGGSMSQMENRFASFMDNTARTVGISVNDVSVIGLEQDPALARDIRAAAMIEPGENMFRADPHVIRRRVEGTHKVLNVRVHRLWPDQVVIIADAAEPVALWHDGQDWTVVDGLGRVMPDAHPEDHRELVRLAGRGAAKAAPALVEALKAEPDVAPRVAIATRINDRRWDMRLVSGATVRMPEDHGLVTALDSLSTLQVRTALMQRPLDTIDLRNPGRVYLAPLTTPDFDAREEAARS; translated from the coding sequence ATGCCAAAGGTAAGCCGCAATCAGACTGTCCCCAAGAAACAGCGCAAGCCCGCCGTCATCGTGGATGAGGTGACGGGCGAGGAAGTGCGCGTTTCCTCAGTCGTTTTCGGCTTCGTGATGCTGGTCGCCATCGTGGTCGCCACGGCCGCCTGGATGGGCGGGTCGATGTCCCAGATGGAAAACCGGTTCGCCAGCTTCATGGACAATACGGCCCGTACGGTGGGCATTTCGGTCAATGACGTGTCCGTGATCGGCCTGGAACAGGACCCCGCCCTCGCCCGTGACATTCGCGCCGCGGCGATGATTGAACCGGGCGAAAACATGTTTCGGGCAGACCCGCATGTCATCCGTCGCCGCGTCGAAGGCACACACAAGGTGCTGAATGTCCGCGTTCATCGCCTGTGGCCGGACCAGGTCGTGATCATCGCCGATGCGGCCGAACCGGTGGCCCTCTGGCATGACGGCCAGGACTGGACCGTTGTGGACGGACTGGGACGGGTCATGCCGGATGCGCATCCCGAAGATCACCGGGAACTGGTTCGCCTGGCCGGGCGTGGCGCGGCGAAGGCGGCGCCGGCTCTGGTCGAGGCGCTGAAGGCCGAGCCTGACGTTGCCCCGCGTGTCGCAATCGCCACCCGCATCAATGACCGCCGCTGGGACATGCGACTCGTATCCGGGGCAACGGTGCGCATGCCGGAAGACCATGGCCTGGTGACTGCGCTCGACAGCCTGTCGACCCTGCAGGTGCGCACAGCCCTGATGCAGCGCCCGCTGGACACGATCGACCTGCGCAATCCGGGCCGGGTTTACCTGGCACCGCTGACCACACCTGATTTTGATGCACGCGAAGAGGCCGCCCGCAGCTGA
- the secA gene encoding preprotein translocase subunit SecA, with amino-acid sequence MLSVARKIFGSVNDRKLKPLRARVNRINALEPMMEALSDEALRGKTEEFRKRLADGATLDSLLEEAFAVVREGARRSLGMRHFDVQLMGGMVLHSGNIAEMRTGEGKTLVATLPVYLNALEGKGVHVVTVNDYLAKRDAEWMSQVYSFLGMTTGIIVHGISDEERRKAYASDITYGTNNEFGFDYLRDNMKYSLDQMAQRGHHFAIVDEVDSILIDEARTPLIISGPTDDRSELYMALDALMPRLVEEDYELDEKQRSVTYTETGTEKIEQWLTESGTLEGSMWEPANISIVHHANQALRAHKLYTRDKDYIVKDDQVMLIDEFTGRMMEGRRLSEGLHQAIEAKERVDIKPENQTLASITFQNYFRLYNKLAGMTGTALTEADEFADIYSLGVVDLPTNKPIQRIDEDDVVYRTAKAKYAEIVKDVRECHAKGQPVLLGTASIEKSEILSNLLMAANIPHKVLNARHHEQEAQIVANAGVPGAITVATNMAGRGTDIQLGGNFEMRLEQEKAEQEAKLGRQLTESELALLTSQIKADIEVKKKRALDAGGLYVLGTERHESRRIDNQLRGRTGRQGDPGKSKFYISIEDDLMRIFAAERMDNVMRRLGIKEDEGITHPWMNKAMETSQKKIEQRNFEIRKNVLKYDDVINDQRKAIFEQRMEFMRAENVSDTILDMREDVVNNLVSRTMPEKAYAEQWDIEGLAEALRQDFAIDMPVKEWAAEEGVANQEIAERIMTGVNKVYEAISEQVGLEQMQRIEKQILLQVLDMRWREHLQMIDQLRSVIHLRSYGQRDPLNEFKEEAFNLFYNLLNELRATVTRSLMHIRVQPPADQQQRPAPQPAPAPQMRETHLDPDTGENEMSDDDTPPPGPALQQAEESWANTPRNAPCPCGSGKKFKHCHGALIGQKV; translated from the coding sequence ATGCTTTCCGTTGCCCGCAAGATTTTCGGTTCCGTCAATGATCGCAAGCTGAAGCCGCTTCGCGCGCGCGTCAATCGGATCAACGCCCTGGAGCCGATGATGGAGGCGCTCTCGGATGAGGCGCTGAGAGGCAAGACGGAAGAGTTTCGCAAGCGCCTGGCAGATGGCGCGACCCTCGACAGCCTGCTGGAAGAAGCGTTTGCCGTGGTGCGCGAAGGCGCGCGCCGCTCACTCGGCATGCGGCATTTCGACGTCCAGTTGATGGGCGGCATGGTGCTGCATTCGGGCAATATTGCCGAGATGCGCACCGGTGAAGGCAAGACGCTGGTGGCTACCCTGCCCGTCTATCTGAATGCGCTGGAAGGCAAGGGCGTGCACGTCGTGACCGTGAACGACTATCTGGCCAAGCGCGATGCCGAATGGATGAGCCAGGTCTACAGCTTCCTGGGCATGACGACCGGCATCATCGTGCATGGCATCTCCGACGAGGAACGCCGCAAGGCCTACGCGTCCGACATCACCTATGGCACGAACAACGAATTCGGCTTCGACTATCTGCGCGACAACATGAAATACTCGCTGGACCAGATGGCCCAGCGCGGTCACCATTTCGCCATCGTCGACGAAGTCGACTCCATCCTGATCGATGAGGCGCGCACGCCACTGATCATTTCCGGCCCTACGGATGACCGGTCTGAACTCTACATGGCGCTCGATGCCCTGATGCCGCGCCTGGTGGAGGAAGACTACGAACTCGACGAGAAACAGCGCTCCGTCACCTATACCGAAACCGGTACCGAGAAGATCGAGCAATGGCTGACTGAATCGGGCACGCTGGAAGGCTCGATGTGGGAACCGGCCAACATCTCCATCGTCCATCATGCCAACCAGGCGCTGCGGGCCCACAAGCTCTACACCCGCGACAAGGACTATATCGTCAAGGATGATCAGGTGATGCTGATCGACGAGTTCACCGGCCGGATGATGGAAGGCCGCCGCCTGTCCGAAGGCCTGCACCAGGCCATCGAGGCGAAGGAACGGGTCGATATCAAGCCAGAGAACCAGACGCTGGCGTCGATCACCTTCCAGAACTATTTCCGCCTCTACAACAAGCTGGCCGGCATGACCGGTACGGCGCTGACCGAAGCCGACGAATTCGCTGACATCTACAGTCTTGGCGTCGTGGACCTGCCGACCAACAAGCCGATCCAGCGCATTGACGAAGACGACGTCGTCTACCGCACGGCCAAGGCGAAATATGCCGAGATCGTCAAGGATGTCCGCGAATGCCACGCCAAGGGCCAGCCGGTCCTGCTCGGCACGGCGTCCATCGAGAAGTCGGAAATTCTCTCCAACCTGCTGATGGCCGCGAACATTCCGCACAAGGTGCTGAATGCCCGCCACCACGAGCAGGAAGCCCAGATTGTCGCCAATGCCGGTGTGCCGGGTGCGATCACCGTGGCCACCAATATGGCTGGCCGCGGCACCGACATCCAGCTGGGCGGCAATTTCGAAATGCGGCTGGAACAGGAAAAGGCCGAACAGGAAGCCAAGCTGGGACGGCAGCTGACCGAGAGCGAACTGGCCCTGCTGACCAGCCAGATCAAGGCCGACATCGAGGTCAAGAAAAAGCGCGCCCTGGATGCTGGCGGCCTCTATGTGCTCGGCACTGAACGCCATGAAAGCCGCCGCATCGACAACCAGCTGCGCGGCCGGACGGGTCGTCAGGGGGATCCGGGCAAGTCCAAATTCTACATCTCCATCGAAGATGACCTGATGCGCATCTTCGCTGCCGAGCGCATGGACAATGTGATGCGGCGGCTGGGCATCAAGGAAGATGAGGGCATTACCCATCCCTGGATGAACAAGGCGATGGAGACGTCCCAGAAAAAGATCGAGCAGCGCAATTTCGAGATCCGCAAGAACGTCCTGAAATATGACGATGTGATCAATGACCAGCGCAAGGCAATCTTCGAGCAGCGCATGGAGTTCATGCGCGCCGAGAATGTCTCCGACACCATCCTCGACATGCGCGAAGATGTCGTCAACAACCTTGTCTCCCGCACCATGCCGGAAAAGGCGTATGCGGAGCAGTGGGACATTGAAGGCCTCGCCGAAGCGCTGCGTCAGGATTTTGCCATCGACATGCCGGTGAAGGAATGGGCCGCGGAGGAAGGCGTTGCCAACCAAGAGATCGCCGAGCGGATCATGACCGGCGTGAACAAGGTGTATGAGGCAATCAGCGAACAGGTCGGCCTTGAGCAGATGCAACGCATCGAGAAGCAGATCCTGCTTCAGGTCCTGGACATGCGCTGGCGCGAACACCTACAGATGATCGACCAGCTGCGCTCGGTCATTCACCTTCGCTCCTACGGCCAGCGCGACCCGCTGAACGAGTTCAAGGAAGAAGCCTTCAACCTGTTCTACAATCTGCTGAACGAGCTGCGTGCCACCGTGACCCGCTCGCTGATGCATATCCGCGTACAGCCCCCGGCCGATCAGCAACAGCGCCCGGCGCCGCAACCGGCCCCTGCCCCGCAGATGCGCGAGACGCATCTTGATCCGGATACGGGCGAAAACGAGATGTCGGACGACGATACGCCGCCGCCCGGACCGGCCCTGCAACAGGCAGAGGAAAGCTGGGCCAACACGCCGCGCAACGCCCCCTGCCCGTGCGGATCCGGCAAGAAGTTCAAACACTGCCATGGCGCGCTGATCGGCCAGAAGGTCTGA
- the ftsA gene encoding cell division protein FtsA encodes MANVQARRKPLGTSRGSHPVAVLDIGCSKITCLIGRNDGTGPRSFQILGAGRQQSRGFSGGTITDMEGLERSIRLAVEDAEREAGEQIDTITLGITGAKLNCQLVTTEIDIGAREITARDVRRVQAQAMAKISTKGADILAAWPVAYRVDAQEGVREPAGMYADTLGLLLSVVTAPKAMVRNLVECVGRAHLSVGALIPSSIASGAGTLIDDEIENGAICIDMGAGVTAVSVYLNGSPAWLGLVPAGGAHVTSDIAQGIGTTFAAAERLKSVYGTANLDGPGLAERIEAPRLGDDGRLQATRMERGKLAEIIAPRIEETFEFVQQALQASGVRSVLPRRVVLTGGASQLPGVRDVATRILGAPVRLGRPTNADFLGETLGTPAFSTASGLLLYPELGFADAVRAGIASKEYGAEARSGAVNKAFHWLKENF; translated from the coding sequence ATGGCAAACGTACAGGCCCGCCGCAAACCACTTGGAACGTCCCGGGGATCCCATCCCGTGGCCGTGCTGGACATCGGGTGCTCGAAGATCACCTGCCTGATCGGCCGGAATGATGGCACAGGCCCGCGCAGCTTCCAGATCCTCGGCGCCGGACGCCAGCAGTCCCGCGGGTTTTCCGGTGGCACAATTACCGACATGGAAGGGCTGGAACGCTCGATCCGGCTTGCCGTGGAAGATGCCGAACGGGAAGCTGGCGAGCAGATCGACACGATCACGCTGGGCATCACCGGCGCGAAACTCAATTGCCAGCTCGTCACGACGGAAATCGACATCGGCGCCCGCGAAATCACCGCGCGGGATGTCCGGCGCGTCCAGGCCCAGGCCATGGCGAAGATCTCCACCAAGGGCGCTGACATTCTGGCGGCCTGGCCCGTGGCTTATCGCGTCGATGCCCAGGAAGGCGTGCGCGAGCCTGCCGGCATGTATGCCGATACGCTCGGCCTGTTGCTGTCCGTCGTCACCGCGCCAAAAGCCATGGTTCGGAACCTGGTCGAATGTGTTGGACGGGCCCATCTCAGCGTCGGCGCACTGATCCCCTCTTCCATCGCAAGCGGTGCCGGCACGCTGATCGATGACGAAATCGAAAACGGCGCGATCTGTATCGACATGGGCGCCGGCGTGACGGCTGTTTCCGTCTATCTCAACGGCTCTCCGGCCTGGCTGGGTCTGGTGCCGGCTGGCGGCGCACATGTCACGTCTGACATTGCTCAGGGCATCGGCACCACATTCGCTGCGGCAGAACGGCTGAAAAGCGTGTATGGAACGGCCAATCTCGACGGGCCCGGCCTCGCTGAACGGATTGAGGCGCCGCGGCTGGGCGATGATGGCCGTCTGCAGGCAACCCGTATGGAGCGGGGCAAGTTGGCAGAGATCATTGCGCCGCGCATCGAAGAGACATTCGAGTTCGTTCAGCAGGCCCTGCAGGCCAGTGGTGTACGCAGCGTACTGCCGCGCCGGGTTGTCCTGACAGGCGGCGCCAGCCAGTTGCCGGGCGTGAGGGACGTCGCCACGCGCATCCTGGGGGCACCGGTTCGGCTGGGCCGTCCGACAAATGCTGATTTCCTCGGCGAAACACTGGGAACACCAGCTTTTTCCACAGCATCAGGTCTGCTACTGTATCCGGAGTTGGGGTTCGCGGACGCCGTGCGGGCTGGCATTGCGTCGAAGGAATACGGAGCCGAAGCCCGAAGCGGAGCAGTGAACAAGGCGTTCCATTGGCTGAAAGAGAATTTCTGA
- a CDS encoding D-alanine--D-alanine ligase: MKRVAVIYGGWSSEREVSLTSGRKMAEAARAGGYDVVEIDAGRNLATQLAEAEPDVVLNGLHGPWGEDGCVQGVMEVMGLPYSHSGVLSSALAMDKLKSKAVFRQAGLPVAEDRKVTRAEAAAAHPLKPPYVIKPVAEGSSFGVLIVREGANGPAKELTGPNWRYGDHLMAEEFIPGRELTVAVLGDRALAVTEITTLRDYYDFDAKYEAGGSQHVIPADLPAHVTEAAMEFALKAHQALGCRGATRSDFRYDDKRDRLVILETNTQPGMTPTSLVPEQAAFVGMSFEDLVAWMIEDASCQR, from the coding sequence ATGAAGCGCGTTGCCGTAATCTATGGAGGCTGGTCGTCCGAACGCGAAGTCTCCCTCACCTCGGGCCGCAAGATGGCTGAAGCGGCCCGCGCCGGCGGCTATGACGTGGTCGAGATCGATGCCGGGCGAAACCTGGCGACGCAACTGGCCGAGGCGGAACCGGATGTGGTGCTGAACGGCCTGCACGGCCCGTGGGGCGAGGATGGCTGCGTGCAGGGCGTGATGGAAGTGATGGGGCTGCCCTATTCCCATTCCGGCGTCCTGTCGTCGGCCCTGGCCATGGACAAGCTGAAATCGAAAGCCGTGTTCCGGCAGGCCGGCTTGCCCGTGGCCGAAGACCGGAAGGTGACGCGGGCCGAAGCGGCCGCCGCCCATCCGCTGAAACCACCTTATGTGATCAAGCCGGTGGCCGAGGGGTCCAGCTTCGGTGTGCTGATCGTGCGTGAAGGTGCCAATGGACCGGCAAAGGAACTGACCGGGCCGAACTGGCGCTATGGCGACCATCTGATGGCCGAGGAATTCATCCCCGGCCGGGAACTCACCGTGGCCGTGCTGGGCGACCGGGCGCTGGCTGTCACCGAGATCACGACCTTAAGAGACTATTACGATTTTGATGCAAAATATGAAGCTGGTGGATCGCAGCATGTGATCCCGGCAGACCTGCCTGCCCATGTGACGGAAGCGGCAATGGAATTTGCGCTGAAAGCACACCAGGCGCTCGGATGCCGGGGCGCGACGCGATCCGACTTTCGCTATGACGACAAGAGAGACCGGCTCGTGATCCTGGAAACCAATACCCAGCCTGGCATGACGCCCACCTCGCTTGTCCCCGAACAGGCCGCCTTCGTGGGCATGTCCTTCGAAGACCTGGTCGCCTGGATGATCGAGGATGCTTCATGCCAAAGGTAA
- a CDS encoding TonB-dependent siderophore receptor encodes MPVHADMAPETTAGARIFTLDDFRQYAPRTALEMVSRIPGFAIRGDDDGARGFGQAEGNVLINGQRVSGKSNGATDSLDRIAASSVIRIELVDGAAFEIPGLTGHVVNVVTNGEGGISGTWRWRARFRDNLPPFYNGLNLTLSGGRGDISWSFEAESDPERGASNGPEFVTDGAGNPIQRREEDFTYAAEIVSLSGSIGWTPPSGVIGNLNAKAQAFQPDFKETAKLFPVSGPEGRRLFQGAEDEVFVEVGGDYEFGLGPGRLKTIGLVRREDSPIVDRVIRGNLDGTGQAEDRFTRDIEEGEYILRSEYALGMSDGSDWQIALEGAFNYLDQQSTLTLSRDGGPLEPQDLPNANSRVEEQRGEISLTHGRRLAPNLTGQVSVGAEMSELSQSGDASNVRTFTRPKGFASLSWQADPTLKLVTRLERDVGQLDFYDFVSSVNLNSGNGQNGNPEIVPEQSWKLSMQAEKSFQAWGAATMEVFYSDIEDIVDRIPIGTGDGPGNLDSAWQVGAEWDATLKMDKAGLAGAELSYEGNYYESEVTDPLTGEIRPINDSSKYWMMVELRHDIPATDWAWGVGFERWERNPYYRLSETGQEAASPGFGFAYVEHKNMWGMTGQATFGNFANQNDEFRRQFYDTNRTGNIIRVERRARDFGPILTVQLEGTF; translated from the coding sequence ATGCCTGTCCATGCCGACATGGCACCGGAAACCACCGCCGGGGCACGGATCTTCACGCTGGACGATTTCCGCCAATATGCCCCGCGCACGGCGCTGGAAATGGTCTCCCGCATTCCGGGCTTCGCGATCCGGGGCGATGATGATGGTGCGCGCGGATTCGGGCAGGCCGAAGGAAATGTGCTGATCAATGGCCAGCGCGTGTCAGGCAAATCCAATGGCGCGACCGACTCCCTCGACCGGATCGCGGCTTCCAGCGTGATCCGGATCGAGCTGGTTGATGGAGCAGCATTCGAGATCCCCGGCCTGACGGGCCATGTCGTCAATGTCGTGACAAACGGGGAAGGGGGCATTTCCGGCACCTGGCGCTGGCGGGCCCGTTTCCGCGATAATCTCCCGCCCTTCTACAATGGTCTGAATTTGACCCTGTCCGGCGGGCGTGGAGACATCTCCTGGTCTTTCGAGGCTGAAAGCGATCCCGAGCGCGGGGCCTCCAACGGTCCGGAATTCGTGACCGATGGTGCAGGCAATCCGATCCAGCGGCGCGAAGAAGATTTCACCTACGCCGCCGAGATTGTGTCCCTTTCGGGCTCGATTGGCTGGACTCCGCCATCCGGCGTCATCGGGAACCTCAATGCCAAGGCGCAGGCGTTCCAGCCGGATTTCAAGGAAACGGCGAAGCTGTTCCCGGTTTCCGGGCCGGAAGGTCGCCGCCTGTTCCAGGGCGCCGAGGACGAAGTCTTCGTGGAGGTCGGCGGGGATTACGAATTCGGTCTCGGGCCGGGGCGGCTCAAGACCATAGGTCTGGTCCGGCGCGAGGACAGCCCGATTGTCGACCGGGTCATACGCGGCAACCTTGACGGCACGGGCCAGGCGGAAGACCGATTCACGCGTGACATCGAGGAAGGGGAATACATTCTCCGGTCCGAATACGCATTGGGCATGTCCGATGGCAGCGACTGGCAGATCGCTCTCGAAGGGGCCTTCAACTATCTGGACCAGCAATCCACCCTGACCCTGTCGCGCGATGGCGGGCCGCTGGAACCCCAGGACCTGCCGAATGCCAATTCACGCGTGGAGGAACAGCGCGGTGAAATATCGCTGACCCATGGCCGGCGCCTTGCGCCGAATCTGACTGGTCAGGTCTCCGTCGGTGCGGAAATGTCGGAACTGTCACAGTCCGGCGATGCCTCGAATGTGCGCACTTTCACCCGGCCGAAGGGATTTGCGAGCCTGTCCTGGCAGGCTGACCCGACCCTCAAATTGGTGACGCGGCTGGAGCGGGATGTGGGCCAGCTCGATTTCTATGATTTTGTCTCATCCGTGAACCTCAATTCCGGAAATGGTCAGAACGGCAATCCGGAAATCGTTCCGGAACAGAGCTGGAAACTCAGCATGCAGGCCGAGAAGAGTTTTCAGGCCTGGGGCGCAGCGACCATGGAAGTCTTCTATTCCGACATCGAGGACATTGTGGACCGCATTCCGATCGGTACAGGAGACGGACCGGGCAATCTCGATTCAGCCTGGCAGGTCGGGGCAGAATGGGACGCGACGCTGAAAATGGACAAGGCCGGTCTTGCTGGCGCCGAACTGTCCTATGAAGGGAATTACTACGAGTCGGAAGTGACAGATCCCCTGACCGGCGAAATCCGCCCGATCAATGACAGTTCGAAATACTGGATGATGGTGGAACTGCGCCACGATATTCCTGCTACGGACTGGGCTTGGGGTGTCGGGTTCGAACGCTGGGAACGAAATCCTTATTATCGCTTGTCCGAAACCGGTCAGGAAGCCGCATCGCCGGGGTTTGGCTTCGCATATGTCGAACACAAGAATATGTGGGGAATGACGGGCCAGGCCACGTTTGGAAACTTCGCGAACCAGAACGATGAATTTCGACGGCAATTCTACGACACGAACCGCACGGGCAACATCATCCGTGTAGAGCGTCGCGCTCGGGATTTCGGCCCAATTCTCACCGTCCAGCTGGAAGGCACGTTCTAG
- the creD gene encoding cell envelope integrity protein CreD — translation MTEIPSPKSPFASLVPQRSVGLKLLLVCALALLMAIPALFIHSVVQDRRMGADRALADVSEMVGGQQSVLGPVVSVPYSRTFGSRHEETIYGYAVAYAEMGTASANVNVDMRTRGIHTIPVFDASIKMDAVFDPDVLRAALPEDATPVWSDARIYLGVSDTRGIRDAITVKANGKDVSIEPTPYLSRNKGDYNPVPASGVTLAGGHIPDLETAIDPIVLTANIRLSGAERLSIAPFAKDTRVDLISNWDSPSFQGGVLPESHTAGAGQTEGFEAHWRVPYLARGIAGSGTNMDLGELTEWNRRDMAVRFMKEGNPYQSVERALKYAVMFVGFVFLAYFLFEVTSAARAHPAQYVLVGLAQTIFYILLLALSERVGFDAAFMIAASMTVMLTAAYAASVFRSRLYGLRALAILSGIYTLIYVLMRAESHALLAGALASFTAIALTMYMTRNIDWYGERTSAPAT, via the coding sequence ATGACTGAGATACCTTCACCGAAATCACCCTTTGCGAGCCTGGTGCCGCAACGGTCCGTCGGCCTGAAACTGCTGCTTGTCTGCGCACTGGCCCTCTTGATGGCCATTCCAGCCCTCTTCATTCATTCTGTTGTGCAGGACCGCCGCATGGGCGCAGACCGAGCCCTGGCAGATGTCAGCGAGATGGTTGGCGGGCAACAATCCGTTCTCGGACCGGTAGTATCCGTACCCTACTCACGAACATTCGGTTCAAGGCATGAGGAAACGATCTATGGCTATGCCGTAGCCTATGCTGAAATGGGCACAGCTTCGGCGAATGTGAACGTGGACATGCGAACCAGAGGCATCCACACCATCCCCGTTTTCGATGCCTCGATCAAGATGGACGCCGTATTCGATCCGGACGTGCTGCGCGCGGCTCTGCCTGAAGATGCCACGCCCGTCTGGTCGGACGCGCGAATCTATCTCGGGGTCTCGGACACTCGCGGCATTCGCGATGCCATTACTGTCAAGGCAAATGGAAAAGATGTGTCCATCGAACCGACCCCCTACCTCTCGCGCAACAAAGGCGATTACAATCCCGTGCCTGCGTCGGGCGTTACGCTTGCGGGCGGCCATATCCCCGACCTTGAAACCGCAATCGACCCGATCGTACTGACAGCGAATATACGTCTCTCGGGGGCAGAACGCCTGTCGATCGCGCCATTTGCGAAGGACACGCGTGTGGACCTGATCAGCAATTGGGACTCGCCCAGTTTCCAGGGCGGTGTTCTGCCGGAAAGCCATACGGCCGGCGCGGGCCAGACCGAGGGCTTCGAAGCCCATTGGCGTGTACCATATCTCGCTCGCGGCATTGCCGGATCAGGGACAAACATGGATCTTGGCGAACTGACCGAATGGAACCGCCGCGACATGGCCGTGCGTTTCATGAAGGAAGGCAACCCCTACCAAAGCGTCGAACGCGCATTGAAATACGCCGTCATGTTTGTCGGCTTTGTCTTCCTCGCCTATTTCCTGTTCGAAGTGACCAGCGCGGCGCGTGCCCACCCTGCACAATATGTGCTGGTCGGACTGGCGCAGACGATTTTCTACATCCTGCTGCTCGCCCTGTCGGAACGGGTCGGATTTGATGCGGCCTTCATGATCGCCGCCTCCATGACGGTCATGCTGACAGCGGCCTATGCGGCGAGCGTGTTCAGATCCCGGCTGTATGGCCTGCGTGCACTGGCGATCCTGTCCGGCATCTACACGCTGATCTATGTGCTGATGCGGGCCGAGAGCCACGCCTTGCTGGCCGGCGCGTTGGCAAGCTTCACCGCGATTGCGCTGACCATGTACATGACCCGCAACATTGACTGGTATGGAGAGCGGACGTCCGCGCCAGCAACTTGA